The genomic region CAATACCTTATTATAAATAATACCATATCATCTTAATTCCTGCAATATTTTTTTCACTAAATCTAAATTGTTCTTAACATTTAACACTCTTAGAATATTCTTACCTTGAGGATCTAATCTTAAATTATTATTATTTTCCACTAATTTTACTAATTTAGAAACTAATTTATTATCTACTTCCATAAACCTTAGGCAAGCTTCATCTTCTATAATGGTTACAGATTCTACCTTTACCTTCTTGCTAATTATTTTCATTTCAATGATTTTAAATAAATTATCAATAACCTTAGGAATCTTACCAAATCTATCCTTTAATTCTTCTTTATATTCCCCTAACTCTTCTATCTTCTTGATAGAAGCCATTCTTTTATACATAGCTTGTTTAATCTTTGGAGCGGAGATAAAACTTTCTGGAATGTAAGCATCTATATTTAAGTCAATCTTTGGATTTATTTCTTGAGAAATGTTTTCGCCTTTAATTTTAGCTATTTCTTGGGATAAAAGGTTACAGTATAAACCAAAACCAACCGCCACTATATTCCCATGTTGACGATGTCCTAAAATATTTCCTGTCCCTCGAATTTCTAAGTCTCTCATAGCAATCTTAAACCCACAGCCTAATTCTGTACATTCCATAATAGTTTTTAACCTTTCCTGAGATGGCTTAGATAAACTTTTTTGGGATGGATATAATAAATAAGCATAGGCAAGATGATTTGTCCTTCCTACTCGTCCTCTTAATTGGTAAAGTTGAGATAGTCCAAATTCATGAGCATCATTAATAATTATAGTGTTTACAGAAGGAATATCTAATCCTGACTCAATAATAGAAGTAGAAAGCAAAAGATCATATTCTTTTTTAATAAATTTCATCATTATATTTTCTAAGTCTTTTCCAGGCATTTGTCCATGAGCTATAACTATTTTTACTTCTGGGATTAGAGAAGACAAATAATTATATATCTCTTTTATGGTTACTACTTTATTATGAACAAAGTAAATTTGCCCACCACGATCTATTTCTCTTAAAATTGCTTTTTTTATAATATCTTGGTCAAATTTTGTAACTAATGTTCTTATCGGAAAACGTTCTGGGGGTGGAGTATTAATTACGCTTATATCTCTAATTCCTACAAAAGACATATAAAGAGTTCGGGGAATGGGAGTCGCAGTTAAGGTTAATATGTCTACCTCTTTATGTAATCTTTTCATCTTTTCTTTATGAGTAACGCCAAATCTTTGTTCTTCATCAATAATTAGAAGTCCTAAATTTTTAAATACCACGTCTTTTTGTAATAACCTATGGGTTCCAATAATGATATCTATCTTTCCATCTTTAAGTTCTTCGACAATCTTCTTTTGTTCATTTTGGGTTTTAAATCGACTTAATATTTCTACACAAATAGGAAAATTTTTAAATCTTTCTCTAAGTGTTAAATAATGTTGTTGAGCTAAGATAGTGGTAGGAACTAAAATTCCCACTTGTTTATTATTCATTACTGCTTTAAACGCTGCTCTGATGGCTACTTCTGTCTTTCCATAGCCAACATCTCCACAAACCAATCTATCCATCGGAAAAGGACTTTCCATATCCTTTTTTACTTCAGCCAAACTTTTTAACTGATCTTCTGTTTCTTGGTATATAAAACTTTCTTCAAGCTCGCATTGCCATTTTGAATCTTTAGAAAATGAAAATCCTGACAAAACTTTGCGATAAGCATATAATTCTAAAAGTTCTTTAGCTACCTTTTGAACAGATTCTTTAACTCTTTTTTTTACTTGATTCCAAAGATTTCCACCTAAAGGATAGAGAGGAGGGTTTTCTCCTCCAGTATACTTCTCTACCAAGTGCATCTGATCTAAAGGGAGATATAGCTT from bacterium harbors:
- the mfd gene encoding transcription-repair coupling factor, whose product is MIGLSILTKAYLLSALFEKEKKTILIITPTQNEAEELHQNLLLFTKNTFLFPSWEILPYEEQRPAEGLMGERIKILFKFLAKEQMIVVAFSRSISYKLIPPKELQTKKILIKKGEETNRDELIKILVSFGYEICEQVEEEGYFRAQGGIVDLYPPSEVPLRVEFFGDVIESIREFNISTQGSLRHLEEVLILARNESILCDCQGQKVSFFEYVPEEVLLVIDEWSRFYFEYKNLQKEIDDFYQERLLISKKIPSPAEIFIKIEDIKNILSRYYLIHTSLINNTEIKSSEIFFNIPFLVSYNGKISLLVEDLLNWQAKNYEVVVLVRSKLQEERILSSIEEEVALKEKIKIFIFEENVYLHGFLEEEIKLVVISEQEIWEKIKISKRRYKSTEKWVVKDYRELDIHDYVVHVNYGIGRYLGIKNIETQGIKRDYLVLEYDNNDKLYLPLDQMHLVEKYTGGENPPLYPLGGNLWNQVKKRVKESVQKVAKELLELYAYRKVLSGFSFSKDSKWQCELEESFIYQETEDQLKSLAEVKKDMESPFPMDRLVCGDVGYGKTEVAIRAAFKAVMNNKQVGILVPTTILAQQHYLTLRERFKNFPICVEILSRFKTQNEQKKIVEELKDGKIDIIIGTHRLLQKDVVFKNLGLLIIDEEQRFGVTHKEKMKRLHKEVDILTLTATPIPRTLYMSFVGIRDISVINTPPPERFPIRTLVTKFDQDIIKKAILREIDRGGQIYFVHNKVVTIKEIYNYLSSLIPEVKIVIAHGQMPGKDLENIMMKFIKKEYDLLLSTSIIESGLDIPSVNTIIINDAHEFGLSQLYQLRGRVGRTNHLAYAYLLYPSQKSLSKPSQERLKTIMECTELGCGFKIAMRDLEIRGTGNILGHRQHGNIVAVGFGLYCNLLSQEIAKIKGENISQEINPKIDLNIDAYIPESFISAPKIKQAMYKRMASIKKIEELGEYKEELKDRFGKIPKVIDNLFKIIEMKIISKKVKVESVTIIEDEACLRFMEVDNKLVSKLVKLVENNNNLRLDPQGKNILRVLNVKNNLDLVKKILQELR